A genomic segment from Tachysurus fulvidraco isolate hzauxx_2018 chromosome 21, HZAU_PFXX_2.0, whole genome shotgun sequence encodes:
- the stbd1 gene encoding uncharacterized protein stbd1 isoform X1, with protein sequence MSHLSDVMWGYETAAAVLLIIFASLSAWGAFLIYRAVKGQRGERCSEENTSGTEKEATRPRGGGGGGDDEDEWSKSTGSDDGISEDWDVDSDETKILSYASHTKTSLDLLEENLEKTSHETVKKPTAKSQTGSPVRDTTGTGKDHIICRHDVFDAAESISVQSDLFVYQDNSSRPSGDKPENSLKENACDDEESEIEQHIDVDEPSETESAQEIMEAKNLIVQKSQSVDDLLDNTLLVQDIMSKPNEEEIIVADTVLHISSDISSSEALHKKTNMEDPEVTTKAFERNIPLMNDLDSYCFAEQSDPLNNLASEKVKQNMEVKSCQDFNGSINSLQTTVSKTDDCLATQQHLSNTFGHILSSPPHNYLGFTVAGLQVDSLPPLRLTEQSKDKTEVTPADMSQKKNEISIMDAIMDSNEWLSTGPPDTRDLPWLTQTLSKASCGFKADVSSSPVPATATFGLPADVMSHRDKTDLPESTTIAEAKDEVDPLNKKVGTVLPMPQLVKVSFRVHYITHSPKQILAVTGNQQELGFWESFVPLSSVDNGFWFCTISLPLDSQVEWKFILVEEGKIQRWEECENRCFVVTGQEEEIHLNKNWGYA encoded by the exons ATGAGTCACCTTTCCGATGTGATGTGGGGCTACGAAACCGCGGCCGCCGTACTGTTAATCATATTCGCCTCGCTGTCAGCATGGGGCGCGTTTCTCATTTACCGAGCCGTTAAAGGTCAACGAGGGGAAAGGTGCAGCGAAGAGAACACGAGCGGAACGGAAAAGGAAGCAACGAGAccacgaggaggaggaggaggaggagatgatgaagatgaatggAGCAAGTCAACAG GAAGTGATGATGGAATCTCTGAGGATTGGGATGTGGATTCCGATGAAACAAAAATCCTATCTTATGCAAGCCATACAAAAACATCTTTAGACCTTCTGGAGGAAAACCTGGAAAAAACCTCCCATGAGACTGTGAAAAAACCTACTGCAAAATCTCAAACTGGTTCACCTGTTAGAGACACTACTGGAACCGGTAAGGATCATATTATATGCAGGCATGATGTCTTTGATGCTGCGGAGAGTATTAGTGTGCAgtcagatttgtttgtttatcaagATAATAGTAGCAGACCCTCTGGAGACAAGCCTGAGAACAGTTTGAAGGAAAATGCCTGTGATGATGAGGAGTCTGAGATCGAACAGCATATAGATGTGGATGAGCCATCTGAAACCGAGAGTGCCCAAGAGATTATGGAAGCTAAAAATCTCATTGTTCAAAAAAGCCAGTCAGTGGACGATCTGTTAGACAACACACTCTTAGTGCAAGACATTATGAGCAAGCCTAATGAGGAGGAGATAATTGTAGCTGACACAGTATTGCATATTTCATCTGATATCTCAAGTTCAGAAGCTCTgcataaaaagacaaatatggAAGACCCTGAGGTAACAACCAAAGCATTCGAGAGGAACATTCCTCTGATGAATGATCTTGACTCCTACTGCTTTGCTGAACAGTCTGATCCCTTGAATAATTTGGCATCAGAGAAAGTCAAGCAAAATATGGAGGTCAAAAGCTGTCAAGACTTCAATGGCAGCATCAACAGCTTGCAGACAACAGTGAGCAAAACTGATGACTGTTTGGCCACTCAACAGCATCTGAGCAACACATTTGGCCATATTCTCAGCAGTCCACCACATAACTACCTGGGCTTTACTGTAGCTGGTTTGCAAGTGGATTCATTACCACCTCTGCGACTCACAGAACAAAGCAAGGATAAAACAGAGGTCACACCAGCAGACATGAGCCAGAAGAAGAATGAGATCAGCATCATGGATGCGATAATGGACAGCAATGAGTGGCTTAGCACTGGACCACCAGACACCAGAGACCTGCCCTGGCTGACTCAGACTCTGAGTAAGGCTAGTTGTGGATTCAAAGCTGATGTTTCTTCGTCTCCAGTTCCAGCTACCGCCACTTTTGGGCTTCCAGCTGATGTGATGTCTCACCGAGACAAGACAGACTTGCCAGAAAGCACCACCATTGCTGAGGCTAAGGATGAAGTTGATCCGTTGAATAAGAAAGTAGGAACAGTGTTGCCAATGCCCCAGCTTGTAAAGGTCAGCTTTAGAGtgcactacatcacacactctccaAAACAGATTCTGGCTGTAACTGGGAACCAGCAGGAGCTCGGGTTCTGGGAGAGCTTTGTTCCTTTGAGCAGTGTTGACAATGGGTTTTGGTTCTGCACCATCAGTCTCCCCTTGGACAGCCAGGTCGAGTGGAAGTTTATCCTGGTTGAGGAGGGAAAGATCCAGCGTTGGGAGGAGTGTGAAAACCGCTGTTTTGTTGTAACTGGTCAAgaggaggagattcatctgaATAAGAACTGGGGGTATGCGTGA
- the stbd1 gene encoding uncharacterized protein stbd1 isoform X2 yields the protein MSHLSDVMWGYETAAAVLLIIFASLSAWGAFLIYRAVKGQRGERCSEENTSGTEKEATRPRGGGGGGDDEDEWSKSTGSDDGISEDWDVDSDETKILSYASHTKTSLDLLEENLEKTSHETVKKPTAKSQTGSPVRDTTGTDNSSRPSGDKPENSLKENACDDEESEIEQHIDVDEPSETESAQEIMEAKNLIVQKSQSVDDLLDNTLLVQDIMSKPNEEEIIVADTVLHISSDISSSEALHKKTNMEDPEVTTKAFERNIPLMNDLDSYCFAEQSDPLNNLASEKVKQNMEVKSCQDFNGSINSLQTTVSKTDDCLATQQHLSNTFGHILSSPPHNYLGFTVAGLQVDSLPPLRLTEQSKDKTEVTPADMSQKKNEISIMDAIMDSNEWLSTGPPDTRDLPWLTQTLSKASCGFKADVSSSPVPATATFGLPADVMSHRDKTDLPESTTIAEAKDEVDPLNKKVGTVLPMPQLVKVSFRVHYITHSPKQILAVTGNQQELGFWESFVPLSSVDNGFWFCTISLPLDSQVEWKFILVEEGKIQRWEECENRCFVVTGQEEEIHLNKNWGYA from the exons ATGAGTCACCTTTCCGATGTGATGTGGGGCTACGAAACCGCGGCCGCCGTACTGTTAATCATATTCGCCTCGCTGTCAGCATGGGGCGCGTTTCTCATTTACCGAGCCGTTAAAGGTCAACGAGGGGAAAGGTGCAGCGAAGAGAACACGAGCGGAACGGAAAAGGAAGCAACGAGAccacgaggaggaggaggaggaggagatgatgaagatgaatggAGCAAGTCAACAG GAAGTGATGATGGAATCTCTGAGGATTGGGATGTGGATTCCGATGAAACAAAAATCCTATCTTATGCAAGCCATACAAAAACATCTTTAGACCTTCTGGAGGAAAACCTGGAAAAAACCTCCCATGAGACTGTGAAAAAACCTACTGCAAAATCTCAAACTGGTTCACCTGTTAGAGACACTACTGGAACCG ATAATAGTAGCAGACCCTCTGGAGACAAGCCTGAGAACAGTTTGAAGGAAAATGCCTGTGATGATGAGGAGTCTGAGATCGAACAGCATATAGATGTGGATGAGCCATCTGAAACCGAGAGTGCCCAAGAGATTATGGAAGCTAAAAATCTCATTGTTCAAAAAAGCCAGTCAGTGGACGATCTGTTAGACAACACACTCTTAGTGCAAGACATTATGAGCAAGCCTAATGAGGAGGAGATAATTGTAGCTGACACAGTATTGCATATTTCATCTGATATCTCAAGTTCAGAAGCTCTgcataaaaagacaaatatggAAGACCCTGAGGTAACAACCAAAGCATTCGAGAGGAACATTCCTCTGATGAATGATCTTGACTCCTACTGCTTTGCTGAACAGTCTGATCCCTTGAATAATTTGGCATCAGAGAAAGTCAAGCAAAATATGGAGGTCAAAAGCTGTCAAGACTTCAATGGCAGCATCAACAGCTTGCAGACAACAGTGAGCAAAACTGATGACTGTTTGGCCACTCAACAGCATCTGAGCAACACATTTGGCCATATTCTCAGCAGTCCACCACATAACTACCTGGGCTTTACTGTAGCTGGTTTGCAAGTGGATTCATTACCACCTCTGCGACTCACAGAACAAAGCAAGGATAAAACAGAGGTCACACCAGCAGACATGAGCCAGAAGAAGAATGAGATCAGCATCATGGATGCGATAATGGACAGCAATGAGTGGCTTAGCACTGGACCACCAGACACCAGAGACCTGCCCTGGCTGACTCAGACTCTGAGTAAGGCTAGTTGTGGATTCAAAGCTGATGTTTCTTCGTCTCCAGTTCCAGCTACCGCCACTTTTGGGCTTCCAGCTGATGTGATGTCTCACCGAGACAAGACAGACTTGCCAGAAAGCACCACCATTGCTGAGGCTAAGGATGAAGTTGATCCGTTGAATAAGAAAGTAGGAACAGTGTTGCCAATGCCCCAGCTTGTAAAGGTCAGCTTTAGAGtgcactacatcacacactctccaAAACAGATTCTGGCTGTAACTGGGAACCAGCAGGAGCTCGGGTTCTGGGAGAGCTTTGTTCCTTTGAGCAGTGTTGACAATGGGTTTTGGTTCTGCACCATCAGTCTCCCCTTGGACAGCCAGGTCGAGTGGAAGTTTATCCTGGTTGAGGAGGGAAAGATCCAGCGTTGGGAGGAGTGTGAAAACCGCTGTTTTGTTGTAACTGGTCAAgaggaggagattcatctgaATAAGAACTGGGGGTATGCGTGA